A window of Aliarcobacter trophiarum LMG 25534 contains these coding sequences:
- a CDS encoding GtrA family protein, with amino-acid sequence MLLVLKYSFFALIATIINLFTQFISLAIYSQDFSLYIAMFFGTLTGLIAKYILDKKYIFYYVVKDKKEDSQKFILYSIMGVFTTLIFWGFEIGFDYIFDSEIAKYIGAIIGLSIGYIVKYFLDKKFVFKD; translated from the coding sequence ATGCTTTTAGTTTTAAAATACTCTTTCTTTGCACTAATTGCAACTATTATAAATTTATTTACTCAATTTATAAGTTTGGCTATATATTCACAAGATTTTAGTCTATATATTGCCATGTTTTTTGGAACACTCACAGGACTTATTGCAAAGTATATCTTAGATAAAAAATATATTTTTTATTATGTGGTAAAAGACAAGAAAGAAGATAGTCAAAAGTTTATTTTATACTCAATAATGGGAGTTTTTACAACTCTTATTTTTTGGGGATTTGAAATTGGGTTTGATTATATATTTGATAGTGAGATTGCCAAATATATTGGTGCAATTATAGGTCTTAGCATTGGTTATATAGTTAAATATTTTTTAGATAAAAAATTTGTGTTTAAGGATTAA
- a CDS encoding helix-turn-helix domain-containing protein, protein MSKKFFAEKLIALEPILKSTREVPSASTIYGYLNGSREIKAELLPYIAKVLDVGISELFEDNKKDRVKILQNILENPSQEEQKLLENYFKFEEKLNNQKLQNDTNYHLYNYILQILPYASEKFLYTLIDLLESYKDSTKRAQEDIKNLDF, encoded by the coding sequence ATGAGTAAAAAATTTTTTGCAGAAAAGTTAATTGCTTTAGAGCCTATTTTAAAATCAACTAGAGAAGTTCCTAGTGCATCTACAATTTATGGCTATCTAAATGGTAGCAGAGAGATAAAAGCTGAGCTATTACCATATATCGCAAAAGTTTTAGATGTTGGTATTTCTGAGTTATTTGAAGATAACAAAAAAGATAGAGTGAAAATTTTACAAAATATTTTAGAAAATCCAAGCCAAGAAGAGCAAAAACTTTTAGAAAACTACTTCAAATTTGAAGAAAAACTAAACAATCAAAAACTACAAAATGACACAAACTATCATCTATATAACTACATATTACAGATTCTTCCATATGCTTCTGAAAAGTTTTTATATACACTTATAGATCTGCTTGAAAGCTACAAAGACTCAACAAAAAGAGCCCAAGAGGATATTAAAAATCTAGATTTTTAA
- a CDS encoding decaprenyl-phosphate phosphoribosyltransferase encodes MQSILKLLRPHQYIKNLFVFAPLFFTFSFNFEQIVDCIVVFILFSFLASSIYILNDYMDIEEDRQHPKKKFRPIASGEVSKNSAKILFFVLSIPSLVASYFINIDLFVVLVIYFILNIAYSFGLKHITIVDIFIIASGFVLRLFAGASVIDNQLSMWIIIMTFLLALFLAVAKRRDDVLLAFEGKEIRKNIDGYNLEFVNAVMVFMAGVIVVAYVLYTVSDDVIHRLNSSNLYITAFFVILGVMRYMQITFVEGNSGNPTKVVLKDRFLQITILFWLASFFLIVRI; translated from the coding sequence TTGCAATCTATTTTAAAACTACTTCGACCGCATCAATATATTAAAAATCTATTTGTATTTGCACCACTATTTTTTACATTTTCATTTAATTTTGAGCAAATTGTAGATTGTATTGTAGTATTTATACTATTTTCATTTTTAGCAAGTAGTATCTATATTTTAAATGATTATATGGATATTGAAGAAGACAGACAACATCCAAAAAAGAAGTTTAGACCAATTGCAAGTGGAGAAGTTAGCAAAAATAGTGCAAAAATACTATTTTTTGTCTTATCAATTCCATCTTTAGTCGCTTCATATTTTATAAATATTGATTTATTTGTAGTTCTTGTAATCTATTTTATTTTGAATATTGCTTATTCTTTTGGATTAAAGCATATAACTATTGTTGATATTTTTATTATAGCTTCTGGATTTGTTTTAAGACTTTTTGCAGGAGCAAGTGTGATTGATAATCAGCTTTCAATGTGGATTATAATTATGACTTTTTTACTAGCACTATTTTTGGCAGTTGCAAAAAGAAGAGATGATGTGCTTCTTGCATTTGAAGGCAAAGAGATAAGAAAAAATATAGATGGCTACAACTTAGAGTTTGTAAATGCTGTGATGGTTTTCATGGCTGGAGTTATTGTAGTGGCTTATGTGCTTTATACAGTTTCAGATGATGTAATACACAGATTAAATAGTAGCAATCTATATATTACAGCATTTTTTGTGATACTTGGAGTTATGAGATATATGCAGATAACTTTTGTAGAGGGAAATAGCGGAAACCCTACAAAAGTAGTTTTAAAAGATAGATTTTTGCAAATAACTATTCTATTTTGGTTGGCTAGTTTTTTTTTGATAGTGAGAATATAA
- a CDS encoding YagK/YfjJ domain-containing protein has product MKKDQKYNKRKNSMEAYIDALVENNSKICTIRIDLGYGTPYANKVTLDDMNKDINNLLNNRRSKKTLFENNIGYIIKKEHGENGKGVHGHAYLFYDGNKVQKEVYIAKQIGEYWNNNITKGKGVYYNCNAKDYKNRGIGMLDYKDEEKIKILKENAISYLLKTDDQSIDDIKTNSKDRAIVRGTMPKPKSKAGRPRKIN; this is encoded by the coding sequence ATGAAGAAAGACCAAAAGTATAACAAAAGAAAAAATAGTATGGAAGCATACATAGATGCTCTAGTTGAGAACAACTCTAAAATTTGTACAATAAGAATAGATTTAGGTTATGGAACACCATATGCAAATAAAGTGACTCTCGATGATATGAACAAAGACATAAACAATCTACTTAACAATAGAAGAAGTAAAAAAACTCTATTTGAAAATAACATAGGCTATATAATAAAAAAGGAACATGGTGAGAATGGTAAAGGAGTACATGGACATGCATATTTATTTTACGATGGAAATAAAGTTCAAAAAGAAGTATATATAGCTAAACAAATAGGAGAGTACTGGAATAATAATATTACAAAAGGAAAAGGAGTTTACTATAACTGTAATGCAAAAGACTATAAGAACCGTGGAATTGGAATGTTAGATTATAAAGATGAAGAGAAAATAAAGATATTAAAAGAAAATGCAATATCTTATCTACTTAAAACAGATGATCAATCTATAGATGATATTAAAACTAACTCAAAAGATAGAGCAATAGTAAGAGGAACTATGCCAAAACCTAAAAGTAAAGCTGGAAGACCTAGAAAAATCAATTGA